A single Rhopalosiphum padi isolate XX-2018 chromosome 4, ASM2088224v1, whole genome shotgun sequence DNA region contains:
- the LOC132930584 gene encoding elongation of very long chain fatty acids protein 4-like: MYTSILDYIIQTKDSLKEFVQSEVKYDEEIDSWLFVNQPWPVFGIIIVYLLFVIKIGPKMMENRQPYNITKVILVFNFVQFSYNGLLCLWIILIPGIPKYIFTHLCHITKDTQHERYLIKCLHTVSWFYFMSKIIDLLDTVFFVLRKKQSHVSFLHVYHHTKMVISCWVHLRFFKSEQAAYGAWLNSSVHIAMYGYYFLAALGPYMQKYLWWKVYVTRLQIAQLFIAVGYIIFLYKYDCTMPKALAFTVIIDIIAFIYLFMDFYKSAYKEDKINIADIKDDKIDTVDKIKSS; this comes from the exons atgtatacatctaTATTAGACTACATAATTCAGACAAAAGATTCTCTCAAAGAGTTTGTACAAAGTGAAGTTAAGTACG acGAAGAAATCGATTCATGGTTATTCGTAAACCAGCCATGGCCAGTGTTCGGGATAATTATTGTGTACTTATTGTTCGTGATAAAAATTGGTCCCAAAATGATGGAGAATCGTCAACCATACAATATTACTAAAGTAATTTTGGTTTTCAACTTTGTACAATTTTCCTACAACGGTCTGCTTTGTTTATGG attattttgatTCCCGGTATACCAAAGTATATATTTACTCACCTATGTCATATCACTAAAGACACTCAGCACGagagatatttaataaaatgt CTGCACACTGTTTCATGGTTTTACTTCATGTCCAAGATCATTGATTTATTGGATACA gtattttttgttttgagaaAAAAACAATCCCATGTATCTTTTTTGCATGTTTACCATCATACAAAAATGGTAATCTCATGTTGGGtacatttaagattttttaaaa gCGAACAAGCGGCTTACGGTGCGTGGCTTAACTCGAGTGTTCATATCGCTATGTACGGATATTATTTCCTTGCTGCACTTGGACCATATATGCAAAAATATCTGTGGTGGAAAGTTTACGTTACACGATTACAAATT GCTCAACTATTCATCGCAGTAGGCTATATAATATTCCTGTATAAATATGACTGCACCATGCCAAAAGCATTGGCGTTTACCGTAATTATCGATAtcattgcatttatttatttgttcatgGATTTTTACAAGTCCGCTTATAAGgaagataaaataaacatagccGACATAAAAGATGATAAAATAGATACTGTAGACAAAATTAAATCATCATAA
- the LOC132929909 gene encoding elongation of very long chain fatty acids protein 4-like: MNGTHSDLFQLLYNEIKTDSTIDSWLLVSSPWPICIILILYLTFVLKLGPKLMKNREPINIKYIILFYNLMQTIFNSYILAYQFIRPEVSSYLWNHACHPDTTKINIIKELHTASWYFAISKIIDLLDTVFFVLKKKQSHISFLHVYHHVNMVITCFAHLRFIKSENAAIGTIVNSFVHVAMYSYYFLTALGPNMQKHLWWKKYLTRIQIIQFIFGILYCVSLIVFNCTYSKLFIIYMLADVFIFLYLFLKFYKKTYKPKSKIQ; encoded by the exons ATGAATGGAACACATAGTGAtcttttccaactattatacaaTGAGATAAAGACAG ACAGTACAATTGACTCGTGGTTACTTGTTAGTTCACCGTGGCcaatatgcattattttaatattgtacttgACATTTGTACTCAAACTCGGTCCAAAGTTAATGAAAAACCGAGAACCGATTAACATTAAGTACATAATCCTATTCTACAACTTAATGCAgactatatttaatagttacattttGGCTTAC caatTTATTAGACCAGAAGTTTCTAGTTATTTATGGAACCATGCATGTCATCCTGATActactaaaataaacattataaaggag CTACATACTGCTTCATGGTACTTCGCAATATCAAAAATCATAGATTTATTAGACAcg gtgttttttgtattgaaaaaaaaacaatcgcaTATTTCATTTTTGCATGTTTATCATCATGTTAACATGGTAATCACTTGTTTTGCCCACCTCAGATTCATCAAAa GTGAAAATGCTGCGATTGGAACCATTGTCAATTCATTTGTTCACGTAGCTATGTACAGTTACTATTTTTTAACAGCACTTGGACCAAACATGCAAAAACATTTATGGTGGAAAAAATACCTGACCCGCATACAAATT attcaatttatatttggaATACTTTACTGTGTCAGCCTCATCGTATTTAATTGCAcctattctaaattatttatcatatacatGTTGGCCGACGTATTcatatttctttatttgtttttaaaattctataaaaaaacatacaaaccaAAAAGCAAGATTCAGTAA